The sequence AAATTATATGAACGTTTATATTGATGGAATTAACATGGCTTCTCCAGAAAGAGGGTATGCTTCTTTCTCTATATGGGGTGGTTTAAATGACGTTACTCGTAATAAAGAAACAACTGTTAATATGTCTCCAGTAGATTTTACTTTTGGTAATATTGGTGGTTCTACAAACATAATTACAGACCCTTCTCAACAACGTCCTGGTTTTAAGGCAAGTTACTCAATGAGTAATTCAAGTTATAGAAATAGATTTATGCTCACTTATTCTTCTGGTTTACTAGAAAATGGGTGGGCATTTACGGTTTCTGGATCTAGAAGATGGGCACAAGAAGGTTTTGCAGAAGGTACTACTTATGATGCTTATGCAGGATTTATTAGTGCCGAAAAGCAATTTTCTGATAGACACAAAATTGTTTTAACTGCTTTTGCTGCTCCATCAACAAGAGGTCAGCAAGGAGCAACAGTACAAGAAGCTTACGATTTAAAAGGAACAAATTATTACAATCCGTATTGGGGTTACCAAAATGGAGAGAAACGAAACGGTCGTACAAAATCAACACTGTCTCCTCAATTTATTGTAAAAGATCAATGGAAAATTAATGAGAAATTGACCTTAAAGACAGCAGTTGGCTTTACATATAGTAAAGAAAAAAGAACTGCATTAAATTGGTACGATGCTCCAGACCCAAGACCTGATTATTACAGAAATTTACCTTCGTATCAGTACGATCAAGGTAATACAACTGCAGGAGATTTATTAACTGATTTATGGAAAACAGATAAATACGGTCAAGTAGATTGGGATTTTTTCTATAAAACAAACCAAAATAACCCAGAGACTGTACCTGTTGATTGGACAAAGCCTAATGGTGAAACAATTACAGGAAATAGATCACATTATATTTCTGAAGAACGTAACTTAGATGCTTATCATATTGATGTAAACCCAACAATAATCTGGGATATTAACTCATCATTGAAGTTAACAACAGGCATTCAATATCAACTTTACAAAGGAAATAATTACAATACTTTAGGAGATCTTCTTGGAGGTGATTTTTGGGTAGATATTGACAATTTTGCTGATAGAGATTTCCCAAACCCTGTTAAAGCTTTAAATGACATGAACGATCCTAATGTTGTTAAGAGAGTTGGAGATCGAATTGGTCATGATTACTCTTCGAATATAACAACTGCAGGTTGGTGGGCGCAAGTTCAAAAGTCTTTTAATAGAGGTTCTATTTACTTAGGAGGTAACATTACGCAGACCTCTATGTTTAGAGAAGGTAACAGAAGAAAAGGTTTATTCCCTCTAAATTCATATGGTAAATCTGATGTATTAGATTTTACAGATTATGGTGCTAAGATTGGTGGTGAGTATTTTATTACTGGTCGTAATGTAGTGACTGCAAACGCTACTTATTATACAAAAGCACCTTACTTTGTAGATAGTTTTACTTCTTTAAGAACAAGAAACGAAACGGTTGAAAATCTTAAGTCATCTAATGTGATTTCTGGTGATGTAAATTACTATTATAGAGGCGAAAGATTAAAAGCAAGAGCATCTGCATTCTATACTCAAATAAACGATCAGACTAAAGTGATTAG is a genomic window of Flammeovirga pectinis containing:
- a CDS encoding TonB-dependent receptor, with amino-acid sequence MKHILTSILLFIQFVAIAQEGTMSGTVRVNGTERALVAIRVAINGNTYITDENGKFEIPSDINLKDALIHISADGFVPVDIKFKDKMVILLSPQLDDANSIALSLTDLDEDDGDTQSTPGLLFSSGDAYSAIAGYAWGPYWFRARGYQSNYMNVYIDGINMASPERGYASFSIWGGLNDVTRNKETTVNMSPVDFTFGNIGGSTNIITDPSQQRPGFKASYSMSNSSYRNRFMLTYSSGLLENGWAFTVSGSRRWAQEGFAEGTTYDAYAGFISAEKQFSDRHKIVLTAFAAPSTRGQQGATVQEAYDLKGTNYYNPYWGYQNGEKRNGRTKSTLSPQFIVKDQWKINEKLTLKTAVGFTYSKEKRTALNWYDAPDPRPDYYRNLPSYQYDQGNTTAGDLLTDLWKTDKYGQVDWDFFYKTNQNNPETVPVDWTKPNGETITGNRSHYISEERNLDAYHIDVNPTIIWDINSSLKLTTGIQYQLYKGNNYNTLGDLLGGDFWVDIDNFADRDFPNPVKALNDMNDPNVVKRVGDRIGHDYSSNITTAGWWAQVQKSFNRGSIYLGGNITQTSMFREGNRRKGLFPLNSYGKSDVLDFTDYGAKIGGEYFITGRNVVTANATYYTKAPYFVDSFTSLRTRNETVENLKSSNVISGDVNYYYRGERLKARASAFYTQINDQTKVISYYDDAYQNFVNYVLTGMGQENMGVELGLQYNITPELRAKAAGTYASYMYNANPNATTTVDNSSSKLSEDETVYFNNRHVGGTPEVAGSLGLEYWSKNYWFVGIQGNFLGDRYVTLNPARYTDRAIDEPNIEVGSDQYYAILDQELLENSFTLDISGGKSWKIHNYMLRVNLNINNVLNNQNIATTGFQQFRYDFVDGNPDKFANKYYYAQGIRAFLNVGLTF